A genome region from Plasmodium vivax chromosome 11, whole genome shotgun sequence includes the following:
- a CDS encoding DNA replication licensing factor MCM6, putative (encoded by transcript PVX_114735A) encodes MSGMFNESELSGLDAHSVFGNNEASSYQKKKRKYDENSNLGTNDVMQEEEEGEAEEDDEEDDEEDDEPSYVQDENMAKVFEKFLKTFSERKSDEENEDDEDGDNDSVWKDNLNLNFPSSLEIAKDAHYVLLLFSILQNSYSRNKVLVVDMKHVLMWEPTDKNRFDIGSQLYIYIKRHFLRILDIFEQKVQALAESINPIKTKEVGKLCLRFYNKKNPIHSLRSLRCEMLGEMISVRGQVTRTSDVRPELTLAAFKCNECGNIINGVKQQFRYTQPSKCPSSSCSNMYDWSLVLEQSYFVDWQKIRLQEIAQESPPGSMPRNMDVILRNDIVDSVHAGDRIIVTGCLIVVPDIPTLMKPGDIPRSVARQILKKNENSLVSQGLTGIKGVGVQDLNHKLCIYACQIEKLNNSKKENSFDEQTQVDINCEEILNCDDLKWLRDIAMHPNTIDILAECIAPKIWGNIEIKKGALLMMTGGVQKITSNCKLRGDINMCIVGDPGTAKSEILKYVESFAPRAIFTSGKGSTAAGLTAAVHRDPDQGDTVLEAGALMYADQGICCIDEFDKMDEKDRVAIHEAMEQQTISITKAGIQATLNARASVLAACNPKYGRYDTLKTFAQNVNIPAPLLSRFDLFYTMLDSIDIDKDTSIANHLVSMHCGEEAEKHIRANAGKLDTVKMEVYLELSKRVKPLLTDEAKYKLIHYYVSFRNIEYSPGAQRSMRMTVRQLESLIRLSEAVAKLKFSHFVDIKHVEIACSIFKASMKKISNEKEINLDEEFDKVSNSLLNSKTSKIIQPEDGENKPVESKKVMTIKASEYQYISAIIFEIIKEYEFNNNSESITQDQLIETYLQVYAKAESSEHVDEWIYKLKKIIHRLINQDMKLLSEINEADPDNAILRIHPNYAGPILEGTVSNKNTYGYNTFKNYQTEEKIPEDDVDFQEDIDNF; translated from the coding sequence atcaaaagaagaaaagaaaatatgatGAGAATTCCAACCTGGGCACAAATGACGTAATgcaagaggaggaagaaggagaagcggaagaagatgatgaagaggatgaTGAGGAAGATGATGAACCATCCTACGTTCAAGATGAAAATATGGCAAAggtatttgaaaaatttttaaaaacattttccgaaagaaaaagtgatgaagaaaatgaagatgatgaagatgGGGATAATGACAGTGTGTGGAAAGACAATTTAAATTTGAATTTCCCTAGCTCTCTCGAAATAGCCAAGGATGCTCATTACGTGTTACTacttttttcaattttgcaaaactcaTACTCCAGGAATAAAGTCCTCGTGGTGGATATGAAACACGTGCTGATGTGGGAACCAACAGATAAGAACCGATTCGACATAGGCAGTCAGCTGTACATTTACATAAAGAGGCACTTCCTCAGAATTTTGGACATTTTCGAACAGAAGGTACAAGCCCTAGCAGAGTCTATTAACCCGATCAAGACAAAAGAAGTAGGGAAGTTATGTCTCcgattttataataaaaaaaatcccatCCATTCGTTGCGAAGCTTAAGGTGTGAAATGCTTGGCGAGATGATTAGCGTTAGAGGACAAGTAACCCGAACGTCCGACGTACGGCCAGAGTTAACATTAGCCGCCTTCAAATGTAACGAGTGTGGAAATATCATCAACGGAGTTAAGCAGCAATTTAGGTATACCCAACCGAGTAAGTGCCCCTCCTCCAGCTGCAGCAATATGTACGATTGGTCTCTCGTTCTGGAGCAATCCTACTTTGTCGATTGGCAAAAAATTCGCTTGCAAGAAATTGCACAGGAAAGCCCTCCAGGGTCCATGCCTCGGAACATGGATGTGATTCTTCGCAATGATATCGTCGACTCGGTGCATGCAGGGGATAGAATCATCGTAACGGGGTGCCTCATTGTTGTGCCGGACATCCCCACGTTGATGAAACCGGGAGATATTCCTCGTAGTGTGGCAaggcaaattttaaaaaaaaacgaaaattcGCTAGTTTCGCAGGGGCTAACAGGGATAAAGGGAGTGGGAGTGCAAGACTTAAATCACAAgctgtgcatatatgcatgccAAATTGAAAAGTTAAATAACTCGAAGAAGGAAAACTCCTTCGATGAGCAGACCCAGGTGGATATCAATTGCGAGGAAATCCTAAACTGCGATGATTTGAAATGGCTGAGAGATATTGCCATGCACCCCAACACCATCGACATTTTGGCCGAATGTATAGCCCCCAAAATATGGGGAAACATCGAAATAAAGAAAGGCGCTTTGTTGATGATGACGGGAGGGGTGCAGAAAATCACTTCGAACTGCAAATTGAGAGGAGacataaatatgtgtatTGTAGGTGACCCAGGAACGGCCAAAAgtgaaatattaaaatacgTAGAAAGTTTTGCCCCAAGAGCTATTTTCACCTCTGGAAAGGGATCCACTGCTGCGGGGTTGACAGCGGCAGTGCATAGGGACCCTGACCAGGGAGACACAGTCCTAGAAGCAGGTGCATTGATGTACGCCGACCAAGGCATCTGCTGCATTGACGAATTTGACAAAATGGACGAAAAGGATAGAGTGGCCATTCACGAAGCTATGGAGCAGCAAACCATTTCGATAACCAAGGCGGGTATCCAGGCAACCCTAAATGCAAGAGCATCCGTGTTAGCAGCATGTAACCCTAAGTATGGAAGATACGACACGCTAAAAACGTTTGCTCAGAATGTAAACATCCCCGCACCGTTGCTCTCCAGATTTGATCTCTTCTACACAATGCTGGACAGCATCGACATTGACAAAGACACCAGCATTGCCAACCACTTGGTTTCTATGCACTGTGGAGAGGAAGCCGAAAAACACATCAGAGCAAACGCAGGAAAGTTAGATACGGTCAAAATGGAGGTCTATCTAGAGCTAAGCAAAAGAGTGAAGCCACTACTAACAGATGAAGCGAAATACAAATTGATACACTACTATGTTTCCTTCCGAAATATTGAATACTCCCCAGGTGCCCAGAGATCCATGAGGATGACTGTCCGTCAGTTAGAGTCCCTCATCCGATTGAGTGAAGCTGTGGCCAAGCTAAAGTTCTCCCACTTTGTAGATATAAAACATGTAGAAATAGCttgctccatttttaaagcCTCCATGAAAAAGATTtcaaacgaaaaggaaataaatcTGGATGAAGAATTTGACAAAGTTAGCAACTCCCTTTTGAATAGCAAAACGAGCAAAATTATTCAGCCGGAAGATGGCGAAAATAAGCCAGTGGAGAGTAAAAAGGTCATGACCATAAAGGCTAGCGAATATCAGTACATTTCTGCCATCATTTTTGAAATCATTAAAGAATACGAATTTAACAATAATAGTGAGAGTATTACGCAGGATCAGCTCATTGAGACTTACCTGCAAGTGTATGCCAAAGCTGAATCGAGTGAACATGTGGATGAGTGGATTTACAagttgaagaaaattatCCACCGATTGATAAACCAAGATATGAAGTTGCTGTCCGAGATTAATGAGGCGGACCCGGATAATGCCATCCTGCGAATTCACCCCAACTACGCCGGCCCCATCCTGGAGGGCACCGTGTCCAACAAGAACACCTACGGCTACAACACCTTCAAGAACTACCAGACGGAGGAGAAGATCCCCGAGGACGACGTGGACTTCCAGGAGGACATCGACAATTTTTGA